A genomic region of Acidobacteriota bacterium contains the following coding sequences:
- the bla gene encoding class A beta-lactamase: MQLKKLILLGSLFAVAGCRAGISVPNEFPTPEPAPWSTPLPKTVLVPDSELEKQIAEIAKDTKGKVGVAAVLLETGEAATLNADQRFPMQSVYKLPIAMAVMEQIKRGELDLDEKIGVTREDFVRAGMRSPLRDANPNGGEFTIRELIRLSLVESDGTASDVLLRFAGGATEIQSYLGLLGIQDMKVVNTEKEIGKDWQTQYDNWATPMASVELLRWLQSAHGTENDRFRDGGKPAAPTGGYMFIVASMATSLPGQKRLKGNLPKNSVVAHKTGTGGTQNGITGATNDVGIVTMPNGKHIAIAVFVSDSPADEMTREAVIARIAKACWDNWSKI, from the coding sequence ATGCAGTTGAAAAAATTGATACTGCTTGGTTCTTTGTTTGCAGTAGCTGGATGCCGAGCAGGTATTTCGGTGCCAAACGAGTTTCCTACACCCGAGCCTGCTCCTTGGTCAACGCCGTTGCCAAAGACGGTATTGGTTCCGGACTCAGAGCTTGAGAAGCAGATTGCCGAGATCGCGAAGGATACGAAAGGAAAGGTCGGTGTCGCGGCGGTTCTGCTCGAAACCGGTGAAGCGGCCACGCTCAACGCTGATCAGCGGTTTCCAATGCAGAGCGTCTACAAACTGCCGATCGCGATGGCCGTGATGGAACAGATCAAACGCGGCGAACTCGACCTCGACGAGAAGATCGGCGTCACGAGGGAAGATTTTGTGCGTGCGGGCATGCGTTCGCCGCTCCGAGACGCCAACCCAAACGGAGGTGAATTCACCATCCGCGAACTCATCAGGCTGTCATTAGTAGAGTCCGACGGCACCGCTAGTGATGTCCTATTGCGTTTCGCGGGCGGAGCGACTGAGATCCAATCGTACCTTGGCTTGCTCGGCATCCAGGACATGAAGGTCGTTAACACCGAAAAAGAGATAGGTAAGGATTGGCAAACACAATATGACAATTGGGCAACACCGATGGCGAGTGTCGAACTGCTGCGATGGCTGCAATCTGCCCATGGCACCGAGAACGACCGGTTTCGCGACGGTGGGAAACCGGCTGCTCCGACCGGCGGTTACATGTTTATTGTTGCCTCAATGGCGACTTCGCTTCCAGGCCAAAAGCGTCTCAAGGGTAATTTGCCGAAAAACTCAGTTGTCGCACACAAAACCGGCACCGGCGGCACGCAAAACGGTATCACCGGAGCGACAAACGATGTCGGCATTGTCACAATGCCTAACGGCAAGCACATCGCGATCGCCGTCTTCGTCTCCGATTCGCCCGCCGATGAAATGACCCGCGAGGCCGTGATCGCAAGGATTGCAAAGGCATGTTGGGATAATTGGAGCAAGATCTAG
- a CDS encoding gluconolaconase, producing the protein MNQAGRITAVDPPFAIAGGEIAIDCEGFHVTLGSGHGVYIGGVQCGITAASSSHILAKVPNDVAGEHTHLHLESGGAQSEPFDVVIGRRIADNMHLVANPAVDPNTDAIILTRSGGRGQQLPVTLFRLEPDGYLDELPEPILNPSGIAFDVEGRMFVTNRAEGEVFEVSPDGRATVYATGLGIATGIAFDAENLMYVGDRSGRIHRVRDSGDVEIFTVMEPSVAAYHMAFGIDGRLYVTAPGLASHDAIHVVDSEGFDEEFFRGFGRPQGLAFSRSGDLYIAACYKGRHGVVQVSADGKTAKHFVAGNNIVGLCFTRKGDLIVATGDSVYSVPCGIQGFLPDR; encoded by the coding sequence ATGAATCAAGCAGGAAGAATAACAGCGGTGGATCCGCCATTTGCTATAGCGGGCGGCGAGATCGCCATTGATTGCGAAGGGTTTCACGTCACACTGGGAAGTGGCCACGGAGTTTACATCGGCGGGGTTCAGTGCGGAATAACAGCGGCATCGTCGTCTCACATCCTCGCGAAAGTGCCGAATGATGTTGCAGGTGAGCACACGCACCTTCACCTAGAGAGCGGCGGTGCGCAGAGTGAGCCATTTGATGTGGTTATCGGCCGTCGGATTGCCGATAATATGCATTTGGTCGCAAATCCGGCGGTCGATCCGAATACGGACGCAATAATTTTGACGCGCAGCGGCGGACGCGGCCAGCAATTGCCGGTTACGCTCTTTCGCCTCGAACCCGACGGCTATCTCGACGAACTGCCGGAGCCGATCCTCAATCCATCCGGCATCGCATTTGACGTCGAAGGCAGGATGTTTGTCACGAATCGAGCCGAGGGCGAGGTCTTTGAGGTTTCTCCGGATGGAAGGGCAACGGTTTATGCGACTGGGCTTGGGATCGCGACGGGCATTGCCTTTGACGCAGAAAACCTGATGTATGTCGGCGACCGTTCCGGCAGGATCCATCGCGTTCGCGATAGTGGCGACGTCGAAATCTTCACGGTGATGGAACCGTCGGTCGCAGCATATCACATGGCATTCGGCATCGACGGCCGTTTGTATGTTACTGCGCCGGGACTTGCGAGCCATGACGCGATCCACGTGGTAGATAGCGAAGGCTTTGATGAGGAGTTTTTCCGCGGATTCGGACGTCCGCAAGGGTTGGCGTTTAGTAGATCCGGAGATCTTTACATTGCAGCATGCTACAAGGGCCGACACGGTGTTGTTCAGGTCTCGGCAGACGGTAAGACGGCCAAGCACTTTGTTGCAGGAAACAATATCGTAGGTTTGTGTTTCACGCGTAAGGGTGATCTGATCGTGGCTACGGGCGACAGTGTATATTCAGTGCCGTGTGGAATACAAGGATTTTTACCTGATCGGTAG
- a CDS encoding zf-HC2 domain-containing protein, with the protein MIKEQNTSVNCSQFEELLTDYLDKALAPLVNKSVAEHALACPLCHSLLNDVRESLEICHEISAPKVSLTRLEARVLSMTMPETSMICEDFEGYLTDYLDGFLPANVFHRWERHAVLCGTCEDLPGMVVRSIAACYSSKTEELPVPAGLHNSILQATIGTLVAKEVKASWVSQVGEFVRGLRVPIGIPQFASVAMMLLVAFMVFSQSVSADGSLSNVYQQGFELAEQTYKQSTEVWTGTKEVNSKQEPVTGTTYVENEEKR; encoded by the coding sequence ATGATCAAGGAGCAGAATACAAGCGTAAATTGTTCACAGTTCGAAGAGCTGCTGACCGATTATTTGGACAAGGCACTTGCTCCTTTGGTTAATAAATCGGTAGCGGAACACGCACTTGCTTGCCCTCTTTGCCACTCGCTGCTCAATGATGTCCGTGAATCGCTGGAAATTTGCCATGAGATCTCTGCTCCGAAAGTGTCATTGACGCGGCTCGAAGCTCGAGTCCTGTCGATGACAATGCCCGAGACCTCGATGATCTGCGAAGACTTCGAAGGCTACTTGACCGATTATCTCGACGGATTTTTACCGGCAAATGTTTTCCACCGCTGGGAACGCCACGCTGTTCTTTGCGGCACGTGCGAAGACCTTCCCGGCATGGTGGTACGTTCGATCGCGGCATGCTATTCGTCCAAGACGGAGGAACTCCCGGTACCGGCCGGATTGCACAATAGTATTTTGCAGGCGACGATCGGCACGTTGGTTGCAAAAGAAGTCAAAGCATCGTGGGTTTCGCAGGTTGGCGAATTCGTCCGCGGCCTGCGAGTCCCGATCGGTATCCCGCAATTCGCTTCGGTAGCGATGATGCTGCTGGTCGCGTTCATGGTTTTCAGCCAGAGCGTTTCGGCTGACGGTTCGCTGTCGAATGTTTATCAGCAGGGATTTGAGTTGGCTGAGCAAACTTATAAGCAGAGCACCGAAGTTTGGACAGGAACTAAAGAGGTAAACTCGAAACAAGAGCCGGTGACCGGCACGACGTACGTGGAGAATGAGGAAAAGCGTTAA
- a CDS encoding sigma-70 family RNA polymerase sigma factor: MEALKAVSEINGAELIRRARAGDGAAWEDIVTAYSRRIFNLAYRFTSNGDAAEDLTQEVFIRIYRTLDQYDPKQGDLSNWLMRLARNLIIDDYRHRQRNPQNSMADAVDDHSYHLRAVGTSAHKEMERKELAGQVQEGIDKLPEDLRTCVILRDIEELTYQEIVDVLKIPEGTVKSRINRGRIELAKILRRMRVVAI, encoded by the coding sequence TTGGAAGCATTAAAGGCTGTGTCCGAAATTAACGGTGCGGAACTCATCAGGCGTGCACGTGCAGGCGACGGCGCGGCGTGGGAAGATATTGTCACTGCGTATTCGCGGCGGATATTCAACCTTGCATACCGATTCACTTCGAACGGCGACGCGGCCGAGGACCTCACGCAGGAAGTCTTTATTCGTATATATCGAACACTCGATCAATACGATCCAAAACAAGGTGACCTGTCGAACTGGCTAATGCGGCTCGCACGCAATTTGATAATCGACGATTACCGCCACCGCCAGCGTAATCCGCAAAATTCGATGGCTGATGCCGTCGATGATCATAGCTACCATCTTCGTGCGGTCGGAACTTCCGCTCACAAGGAGATGGAGCGAAAGGAACTCGCCGGACAAGTGCAAGAGGGCATCGATAAGCTTCCGGAAGACCTGCGAACGTGTGTGATATTGAGAGACATCGAAGAACTGACCTATCAGGAGATCGTCGATGTATTGAAAATACCAGAAGGAACGGTTAAATCGAGGATAAACCGAGGACGAATAGAACTGGCGAAGATATTAAGAAGGATGAGAGTGGTGGCGATCTAG